One genomic region from Pseudorca crassidens isolate mPseCra1 chromosome 11, mPseCra1.hap1, whole genome shotgun sequence encodes:
- the LOC137202752 gene encoding killer cell lectin-like receptor subfamily F member 1, with translation MAGDIIYADIKHSSSEHSSSRQRSDSHHHGIFLKVECAMIIILLVIVIVLSIFVIRFKSARHTKVNNESKEKYCTGQNKSETSTSIGYFNSSTASKSCPSEDWKLHGGKCYWVAKSEKSWNESKNDCVMKNSHLMVIQDFIDMSFLWRNLQASASYWVGLRIPPGEELWTWVDNSTFDPQLFSKKKKKPRTRSMKCVLMSYTEITEESCEKHHQWICQL, from the exons ATGGCTGGAGATATAATCTATGCTGATATCAAACATTCATCTTCAGAACATTCATCTTCACGTCAGAGATCTG ATTCTCACCACCATGGAATTTTCCTGAAAGTTGAATGTGCAATGATTATCATCCTTCTTGTAATAGTAATTGTGCTGAGCATTTTTG tTATCCGGTTCAAATCTGCAAGACATACTAAAGTAAATAATgaatcaaaagagaaatactgtactGGGCAAAATAAATCTGAAACAAGCACCTCAATAG GTTATTTCAACTCTTCTACTGCTAGTAAATCATGCCCCTCTGAAGACTGGAAGCTACATGGGGGGAAATGTTACTGGGTTGCTAAAAGTGAGAAATCTTGGAATGAAAGTAAAAATGACTGTGTCATGAAAAATTCACATCTCATGGTGATCCAAGACTTCATTGATATG AGTTTCCTATGGCGGAACCTACAGGCTTCAGCCTCTTATTGGGTTGGTTTGAGGATCCCTCCTGGAGAGGAATTATGGACCTGGGTGGACAATAGCACTTTTGACCCCCAGCT gttttcaaagaaaaaaaaaaagccacggACCAGGAGTATGAAATGTGTCCTGATGTCTTATACCGAGATAACTGAAGAAAGTTGTGAGAAACATCATCAGTGGATTTGTCAACTGTAA